GCCTAACCGACAGCCTCCTGCCGGCGGTGGCCGAGGAAAGGCAGAGGGCGGAGGAGCTGCTGAAACTCGGAAGCTCCTCTGGCGCTGGCAGCATTTCCAACATCTCCCTGGGACTAGACAACACCCTGTACCAGGTGGAAAAGGAActtgaggagaaggaggagcgcCTTACCGCACACTGCGCCAGCGCCGAGCAGCTTCAGCAGCTGCAGGAGACGTACGAGTTCACGGCCAACGTGGCGCGCCAGGAGAAAAAAGTGCGGCGCAAGGAGAAGGAGATCCTGGAGTCGCGGGAGAAGCAGCAGCGTGAGTCCCTGGAGCAGGCGGTGGCGCGCCTGGAGAGAAGGCACTCGGCGCTGAGGCGCAGTGTCCCACTGGACCCAGAGAGTGTGGAATCCAGGTGCAAGGCCTCCGTTCTGGGGCCCGCGCAGGAATTCGACCAAGAGAGGTGCGCACACTTGTTCTTCACTGTCACTACAGATACATCTGTAGAATCAATGATTAGTACAACATTTGTCCTCTAGTGGAAGGTGTGCAGTAGACCCATTGCTATCCACATAATTATAGAAAATGTAGATAAGCTGATGTCAGAAAGTTTCAAGAGATGATAGATGATGGTGGTAATGAGGATGGTAAATGAGTGTCGTCGATGAGTGATGATGGTATTACCACATTGGTCAATCCCTCCTGTCTAAAATGGTGTTTCTCAATTGGTAATATGATTATGGACATGATAAATAAGTAACTCTGCCTTTTTACAATTATATTGTACCATCATAACCggaccatagggcggcgcacaattggcccagcgtcgtctggtttTGGCCAgcgtaggccgtcattggaaataagaatttgtttataactgacttgcctagttaaataaaaaagtagTTTTGTGGAATGAGCGTATTTAGCATGACTCTGTGGGTCGATGGACACATGACAactctccatcttctctccatATCCTCAGGGTGGACCGGGAGATCCAGAAGCTGAAGCAGAGGATCAGTAAAACTGAGGGAAGTGGAAGGAGTCACACTGGGAGCGGCGATGAAAAGACCAGTCTCAGCACCCCCCCTGTCAGCCCAATCCAGAGCCTACCCCCGGTGCTGCCTATCACAGATGACgggtacaatgccttcagaaagaaaaccccttgactttttccacattttgttgtttgcacagcctgaatttcaaatggattaaattgagattttttttgtcactggcctacacacaataccacatggaatttgtttttagaaatgtttacaaaaaaaGTAaacaatgaaaagctgaaatgtcttaagtcaagaagtattcaacccctttgttatggcaagcctaaatgagttcaggagtaagaatttgcttaacaagtcacataataagttgcatggactcactgtgtgcaataatagtgattGACAGGATTTTTAaaggactacctcatctctgtacccataCAGTTATCTATGTGGTCCCTtaatcgagcagtgaatttcaaacaggttcaaccacaaagacaagggaagttttccaatgccttgctaAGAAGGGCACCTTTTGgtagatatagatatattttttaaagcacactttgaatatccctttgagcatggtgaagttattaattacactttggatggtgtatcaatacacccagtcactacaaatatacaggcgtccttcctaactcagttgtcaggaaatgaaggaaaccactcagggatttcatcatgatgccagtggtgactttaaaacagggtttaatggctgtgataggagagaactgagaatggatcaataACTTGGTTACTCCAcagctaacctaattgacagagtgaaaataagaaagcctttacagaataaaaaatattccaaaacaagcatcctgtttgcaacaaggcagtaAAGAAATACTGCTAAAAATTgcggcaaagcaattaactttttgtcctgaatacaaagtgtcatGTTTGGGGCaagtccaatacaacacattactgagtatcactctccatattttcaagcatagtagtggccgcatcatgttatgagtgtgcttgtaatcgttaaggactggggagtttttccaggaTAAAAAAGTAATGAAatcgagctaagcacaggcaaaatcctagaggaaaacctggttcagtctgctttccaccagacactggtagatgaattcacctttcagcaggacaataacctaaaacacaagatcaagtctacactggagttgcttaacaggaagacagtgaatgttcctgagtggccagtTTGGACtcaaatctgcttgaaaatctatggaaagacctgaaaatagttgtctagcaatgatcaacaaccaatgtgacagagcttgaagaattttgaaaagcaTAATGGGAAaatgtgtggaaagctcttagagatttacccagaaagactcaccccTGTAATCATGATTCTAACATTTATTggatacttatctaatcaaaagatttttttgtattttaaaaaacaaaacaaattttggaacatttcttccactttgacattttgtgtagatcgttgacaaatcaattttaatctcactttgtaacacaacaaaatgtggaaaaagtaaatgtgtgtgtgaatactttcggaaggcactgtatgtgtcatCCTATGTAATATTCACAATGATGGCCAGAAACGGCACAGGCAAATTTGTTGTAGGTGGTGGAGAATGATGAAATGTAGATGATCAAAATAAAGATGCTTTCTTTTTTGACAGTAGAGTTGACCTGGCCATTGCAGATTTTGAGTATCTAATACGTTTCCTTATCCGTTGACAGGATAAATGCATACATTGAGGAGGAGGTTAAGAGAAGGTTACAGAAGCTGAACCTCTTCAATGGTGACAAAAACATTGAGCTCTCACTTTCATCTGAATCTCTGCAGGTAAGCATCACAGTGATACATTGTTTTGTTTGCCTGGCAATATTAAGATGGGGATATTTCTCAATCTCAAGAATAGATTCTTGATGTTCAAACTCATAAAGTCTTAGTTACTGTAGCCTCCCATACAATGGGAGCATAATAAAGAAACCCCAATTTGGAAATTGTGGCTTTGAAAAATAGCAATGATATGAAGTTCTTCAATTCTACAGGAGGACGAAGAAGTTAATGAATCTAGCTCTGTTAGATTAACGGATGAGGTAAGCCCAGGTCCTCGACACAGGGTATACAGAATGGACTATAATCTGCATGCATTTCTGAAAATTCTCTATAGAGGTTACATGGACCAATCAAGTGGGGTCTTTTCCCAACCTTTCTCATATTTTTTTGTATGTGGATGATGATTTGCCTGGTTTGCTTTTCTTTCCCCCCAATATGAGAGGAACTCTTGCTTGCCTAATGGCAAAGTTGTCCATTTACCACAGCATATGCAATTTTGGTTTGAAATGAATTTGACATTGCAATGTATCTTTTAGGAATTGTTTGTCATTGCTTAGAAGTGTGGTCTTATTCATTACAGGATGATGCCAAGCTGCAAAACCGTGTCAACCCTAGGAAATTGAAATATGAGGTAAGACTTGAGTTTTTTTCTGTTGGTGATGAAGAAACTAACCAGACATTTTGAAACAATAATTTAACTTGACTGGCAATCATTCTGAATCTTACTAACCACCACACCAACTATGAAAAAATTAATGCCGTTTGTAAAAGGCGCTTTAGGGAACATCCTGCTTTACAGGAATCCCAAATTTGTATCTGATTAGCAGGGAAGATTCCTAAACCAATAACTTCAGACCTTTTATAAAGAAATTGCAAAAACATAAGAATATAAAATAAATTGATAAAATTTGATAAAATACTCAATTGGCTAAATGAAACCATCACTGACAGAGGAGGCCGATTTAAGTGTAGAACATAATAAGGAGAAATGTCCAACCAAACAGGGTTGATGTCTGGTTTTATAAGCAAAAAGGAAAGGTCAAAATTGCATGGAAGCCTGGGATGTGTAATTTTGTATTCATGCTGCATAACAATAATCAGTCTCTTTAATTGCCTTTTGAATTGTAATCTTGCtcatctggattttttttccaatCACAACTGGATTTTTACACTTGGTGGAGGAAAAACTTAATTTACTGGGGTGAGAAGGAATACATGAAAGACTATAATTCAGAGCTGTGATCTCTGGTTTGAAGTTATAGTCATGGAATCCCCCCTTGTCCACACAGAAAGACTCTATGCACTTGCTGTGGCGTAGCTTCCTGTGTGTCCCAGAACGTGAGACGAGCACTCACCTGGATGGGGCTACAACAAGTTCAGAAGAAGAAGGCGGCAAAGACCGCTCCGAGTTAGATAAAATTGGCAATCCAGAAAGGGAAACCAAAGTCTTGGCAGAAAATGATAGAATGCCTTATAAAGAGGGTGAAAAAGCAAAATGGTGGCAGGTGGAAGTGAAGGGGAAGGTTGACCAAGCTGAGAGCGAGAAGAGTAGCTGTGATTTTAAAACCAAGGACTGGGGATTTAGGTCTACAAACACCATAGTTGGTGAGGATGGAAATAACAGCCAATGTAGGCCAGATGAGGAAGATGACAAGATGAAAAGTCTGTCATATTATCAGTCCAGAGAAACCAGAACAGAAAACCCACTGTTGCTCTCACAGTTTGACTCTTTGGAAGGAACCAAAGACCAAGTTCAGAACACAAGCAAGACAAGTAACGACACTGTAACCGTGATAAATTCTGAAGTCCCCATACTGAGACCAAGTTCAAAGAGACAAATCTCCATCGAGGGCTACTTTGGTCTCAACAAGATCCCTAAAGAGTCTGTAAATGGGCAGGTGCAGAGGAATCTGAGAACTTCAGAACCGGATATATTAACCAACGAACTGGGAGCCAAACAGAGTTATGTCCTTGGATACTTGGCAGGCAAGCTGTCTGGAGTTTACAACGACGCTGGACGATATCTGCAGAGTACACGGGATATCATTCGGCAGGTTCAAGCAGGAGAGACTTCAGCATTGACTAGTACATTCTCTCAGTACATGACCATAGTTACAAAACATCTTCCACTTGCTCAGAAAAAGCAGCTTGAACCTTCAATGAAACCCGACTCGAGGCAGAATAAAGTTCATTTTGCCAATTTGACAGGCAATTGCCTTTTCAATGTACCCGATAAAGGTAATGTGTCTGCAATTCCGGACATTTCATTATGGCCTAAAGGCTCTATGACTACATACAAAGACGGGGAGCTTGTAATTTATTGTCAGACGCTCGTGCAGTTTCCCATATGCCTTTTGGAATTACAGTCTCTTCCGCTTCAGAAGATGCTCTATTGTTTGTACTGTGTGATGCCCAAAATCGCTACCATTTCCCACCACCTTTTGGGTATCTACTGGCTAAGTGTTGCCAATTGCAAACAGCCTACACCACAACCAAGTTGCTTACTGTTATTTGAAACCGACATCTATGCAGTCTCCGCTGGTACTGGTTTAGGTAACAACCAACCTTTGGCAGTTTTTCAGCACTTCAGTCTCTTGCACATCAAAGAGATCCAAGTGAGCTTTGCTGGGCAGCATGTACGACTCCTGGGCTCCACTAAAGACACCATCTTGGTCATCTTCACCCACAGCAAAGAGCTTACCCAGGAGCTATGCTGTACCCTGCTGAAGATCCTTGCCCCGGCAGAGGTTCAGGAAGGCCCAGGAGCCCACCCCTTGCTTTGTGGAGACCTCTCGCGCCTCTCTCTGGACTGGAGGTCCCACGTTCCAGACCTCCTGCTGGATAGTGGCCTCTGTGTTACCTCACGTTTTAAGAGGATCATGGCTGACCTGCTCTATATCCTGCACGGCAACATGGAAGGACCCAACAAGCCCTCCTTGGCTAACATACACCTTCTTCTCTACACTTCCATCAAGGTGGAAAACTATTCCACCTCGCGCCAAGTTGTCCTTTGCCAGTTCTTTCTCACCGACACTCACATAGGCCTGGTGCAAGAGGATGCTGTGTTCCACCCGGAACCTCGAGGCTCAACTCTGGTTCCCATCCAACCCCAGTTTCAGGGAGTGGAGCTGCGCAGACGCTCAGACATCCGCTGTGTGCTTGTGAGACACATTGATAGATGTATGGTGCTTGACATCGTATTCTCCGTGACTCACAGAGGGCAGATTGAGACCAAAAGAAAGACGAGGAAGGGCTTAGGCATTGTCCCTCTACCTTCTGATTGCAGGCCCCCAGCTGATTCCTGGAAATTAACTTTCAGCTCTACCCCGGATGCAGCAATCCTAATCAATCATCTGTCCACCTGATTTAAGGCTGTGCTTACAGGTCATAAAAGGATGTAATGCTAATAGGTAATACATGGAAAGGAGTTTAACTGCCACTGCAGGCCTGAAGCGTAATGACCGTGCCGTCCTGCTGAACTCTTGTTTTCTTTCAGTATTGCACTTGAGCAAGAAAGCCATggtgagttagctagctagcgacatTCAGTATTGTCAGCCAACTGCATTTCTGAGTATTGTATTCAGATAGCTAGACTGATAACATCAGGGTTTGCATACTACAAGAGTTGAGCAACATTGTAGTAAAGATTTCACTTGTAAATCTTATTTTGTTTGAACATGATGGTACCCTCCTACCACTTCCAATGTGTATTTAAATGATTTTTTTGATTAGTTGAAAATCATATTCCAAAGAAACATTATTCTTGTAACATGGTAACCATGCCTTTTTGTAATTGTTAATGTATGTCCATAATGTCAGTAACATTTTATTGAAACTTCTACAGGATCCTCATGAATATTGTGTTAtaagaaaatattcatattatattatatacactgctcaaaaaaattaagggaacactaaaataacacatcctagatctgaatgaatgaaatattcttattaaatacttttttctttacatagttgaatgtgctgacaacaaaatcacacacattatcaatggaaatcaaaattatcaacccatggaggtctggatttggagtcacactcaaaattaaagtggaaaaccacactacaggctgatccaactttgatgaaatgtccttaaaacaagtcaaaatgaggctcagtagtgtgtgtggcctccacgtgcttgtatgacctccctacaacgcctggtcatgctcctgatgaggtggcggatggtctcctgagggatctcctccctgacctggactaaagcatccgccaactcctggacagtctgtggtgcaacgtggcgtgggtggatggagcgagacatgatgtcccagatgtgctcaattggattcaggtctggggaacgggcgggccagtccatagcatcaatgccttcctcttgcaggaactgctgacacactccagccacatgaggtctagaattgtcttgcattaggaggaacccatggccaaccgcaccagcatatggtctcacaaggggtctgaggatctcatctcggtacctaatggcagtcaggctacctctggcgagcacatggaggactgtgcggccccccaaagaaatgccaccccacaccatgactgacccaccgccaaaccggtcatgctggaggatgttgcaggcagcagaacgttctccacggcgtctccagactctgtcacatgtggtCAGTgtaaacctgctttcatctgtgaagagcacagggcgccagtggcgaatttgccaatcttggtgttctctggcaaatgccaaacgtcctgcacggtgttggactgtaagcacaacccccacctgtggacgtcgggccctcataccaccctcatggagtctgtttctgaccgtttgagcagacacgtgcacatttgtggcctgctggaggtcattttgcaggactctggcagtgctcctccttgcacaaaggcggaagtagcggtcctgctgctgggttgttgccctcctacggcctcctccacgtctcctgatgtactggcctgtctcctggtagcgcctccatgctctggacactacgctgacagatacagcaaactttcttgccacagctcgcaatgatgtgccatcctggatgagctgcactacctgagccacttgtgtgggttgtagactccggctcatgctaccactagagtgaaagcaccgccagcattcaaaagtgaccaaaacatcagccaggaagcataggaactgagaagtggtctgtggtcaccacctgcagaaccactcctttattgggggtgtcttgctaattgcctataatttccacctgttgtctattccatttgcacaacagcatgtgaaatttattgtcaatcagtgttgcttcctaagtggacagtttgatttcacagaagtgtgattgacttggagttacattgtgttgtttcagtgttccctttatttttttgagcagtgtattatattCATAAATATCCATATTATAAATCAAATACTAAAATGTAAAGGTCTAACTCCAATTGCTGCTATTGATTTTAAAGTATTTTATAGTATATTTTAATGCTTCTGTTCTTAACATACTGCCACTGTGGTGGTACACCTTAATCAAATCCTAGTCAACCCTTAATTGTCACTTTTAAGAACAATTTTACTCATGAACCTAATTTGTTTTGTATTGGTGTAGTTAATTAATTGGATATTTTGTAGATTTTCTAtcctacagggaatagggtgacattttgtTTAGTCAGCttagctctccctctctgttcttacATGAACGCTCACATCAATCATTTATGGCTGGTAAAATTGTTTTCTTCAATATGTTTGTGTACATGTTTATGCATATTCATTATATGGTAATGTGCAATATGATTTTGAGGAATATGTATGAGTAGTAACATGACGAATGTCTGAAGAATAATATGACTTGGGACTATGATCACTGCAATAATGTTAATAAAAGATGGTTAATTGTTTAAACAGAAAATAAAGATAGGCTTACACAGAACACTTTGTGTTGCGTGGTTGTATCTAGCTGTTCTGTTTCGTACCTAGTCACTGTTGTCATATAAATAAGACTACACCTTCCTGtccatgtttttctctctctctcccatttttCTTTCATTCCACCCATGTCTTTCCCAGCAGCGATTTGTCTCTGTCCCTCTTGGGACCAACTCCGACTGCCTAAAGGACCCCGTTAAAATTAGCATTCCTCGCTACGTTCTCAGAGGGCAAGGGAAAGATGAGCACTTTGAGTTTGAAATTAAGGTAAGCTTCTCTTGTTAATTTGTTAAGTATCTTTGTTAAGTATCTCTCAAGATCCAGCATCATTGCTTTTGCTGTCTCTTGTCTTGTACACACGTCCGACAAGTCCATATCCATTTTCCATTTTGAGTTAGTTGTATCAGTCTTGTACTCAGTattattttcctctctctttaGATCACTGTAATGGACGAAACGTGGACGGTCTTCAGGAGATACAGCCGCTTTCGGGAGATGCACAAAACTCTCAAGATGAAATTCCCCGAGGTAAAAGACTTTGAACTAGGAATTACCACATACTACACATCCTCTCCTATTGTAGATAATAGTAATATAATTGGTACAATCTTAATGACCTCCTTCCATACCAGCTTGCAGCTTTAGAATTCCCTCCCAAGAAACTCTTTGGGAACCGAGATGAGAGAATGGTTGCTGAACGGCAGAGTCACTTGGAGGTGAGTGCTGGCATTGACACATACTATTGCGTTTCTTAAAAGTAGTATAGTTTAAGTTGTAATGATTGACGGGGTTATCGAAATCTGTCGGTGACGAAAGTCTGAAGGTTTGTCATTCTCATCCATCAGttcataaaaaaaaatgaaaaaaatgaaaaaacagTTCAGAGATCTATTTGTTCCTTGTCATACATTTAAAGCAGTAGTCGCCAAACTGTCGATcgcaaggcattcctagtcgatcaccaaacatttctgtagaaaagccaatGATAAAGCCTTACGCTCCAATTTTTTTTTGTATTAGTCTTGCGCTGTTGGCGGTAGATGCATTTGCGCGCTGGGTAGGCAAAGTGTTCTCATTTTGAACCATTTAATTTGTCTACCCTGCGGACCAAGAGAGCTATATCAAGTGTGCCTACTGcgctggccaatcggatagcTCAAATCACTGTGCCTACAGCTTCAACGACCCCACAGCAAAGTTTGATACTTGCCTACGTGAGATTTCATAACTTTTAAAACCCTGACCAAAGCGAGACTGTCAAAGTTACAGCTGCTGTGTTTGATTGAGTTCATGTTTAAGGCTATAttcagcactgtttttatttaacacttttacaaaacaaaaaaaagcgCTTCTCCATACTTCTACTcgcgctacaaccagcactgcaacTGCAATGAATCAGTAGCCAAGTGTATCGATAGGCCTGCCTTTTGATTATTTGCAGCTCGtcgttttttattttgtttatatCGACCATTTCTATGGTCATAagaacatgaatttgtgcatgcgACTTGAGTTTCGCCATTAGGTGGAAggctgtcccctctctctggtcagtcttaCCGGAGGAAAGGAGAGCGCAGGGAACTTGAGAGGCagaccctctgctgctctctccctctgctgagactgaccgtcagatgcaggtaccatcagtaTAGTAAAATACAAAAGTTAATTAGTTGCAAATGATTCAATTCGTACTCAGCTGTGCCTTGCAAGTGATACAACAACTGATCTATTTTGTCATCAAAGCTcaagttttgaaatataatatggtctgagaagGCCAAGCATAGCCAATATGTTGTGATCATGTATTAgtgcacaaacctcattcctacagaaatgtttttattaggttaatgTTGCATATGCTTACATTTTTTTGCTGCATTTTTTTTGCTCCTCCAGAAATATCTGAAAAACTTCTTCAGGGTTATGATGTCGCCCTCCTCGGGCTCTCCACTCCGCACTGATTCAGACTCTGAGGGTGGTCTGCAGCTGTCCAAGCACGCCATCTGTGACTTCTCCCCGTTCTTTAAGAAGGGCGTCTTTGACTACAGCAGCCATGGAACTGGTTGAAAACATTTTGGATGAGGACGGGTTGGAGCTAGTCTGGCCCTAGATATTTTTGTGCTGTTTTGCCATTTCCTACAGTCATTGGAGTTGACAAGACAGCGCCAGCAGATCTGTGACCAGGCTACGATGGAGCAGCTTTAATCCCAAAATCAAAGTGTGCGGTGCCTTCCCAGGTCGCAGTCTAGGTATTGACCTCAGTACAACCAAGTTATCAGGGGCACTAAGGAACAGATATCTAACTTACTATTCACCCTACTACTTTTTCTTCTTCTAGCTCTCCTGCTTTCCTACTCACTCTCTTCCTTTcctactctctcttcctttcctacTCACTATCTTCCTTTCCTACTCACTATCTTCCTTTCCTACtcactctccttcctttcctactcactctccttcctttcctACTCACTCTTCTTCCTTTCCTACTCACTCTCTTCCTTTCCTACTCACGTTCCTTCCTTTCAGGTTAGGCCAGTACATTTGGAAATGGTCCTTTTTTATGAGGACCAAACGCATGAGGAATAGTCTTATCTTATAAGTCGAGTAAGTCATGTAAtgacaacaggtgtagaatatGTGCTATTACAGTGACACAAAATGGTTCTTTAAGCGGGCCTTGCAGAAAGGCAATGCAACCGCTGCCAATCTAGGAGACATTGCAAAGTCCTGGCATTAGTGACTTGCTAAGTCCATCTACTCTGCTCTCTTCCTTTTCACCACAGTTTACTCAGAAATAATGTTCTGAAGGGAGGCTTTATAACAAAATACTTTTTATGCAGCTATAATTTCGATGGCAACTCTAGTTTCTACCATTTCTGGTGATATGCAATTGAGACTGACATGTGCTGTATCTATGGGAACTGACCATGAAGGCATTACTCTTCACTACCTGTAGTGTTGATAAGGGTGGGCTGTTTCTGTATTGTATGGGTCATGGCTTCTCAAACTTGCTTAAAGTGGGATGTT
The DNA window shown above is from Salvelinus fontinalis isolate EN_2023a chromosome 40, ASM2944872v1, whole genome shotgun sequence and carries:
- the kif16ba gene encoding kinesin-like protein KIF16B isoform X2, which translates into the protein MASVRVAVRLRPMNRREKDLTAKNIIEIKGDKTTITNLKIPDGLTGDSMRESKKTFTYDFSYDSADSKSNTFVSQEKVFKDLGSDVLKSAFQGYNACIFAYGQTGSGKSYTMMGNPGDAGLIPRICEGLFSRIAGMTRWDEASFRTEVSYLEIYNERVRDLLRRKSTQTYNLRVREHPKDGPYVEDLSKHLVQNYHDVEELMEAGNINRTTAATGMNDTSSRSHAIFTINFTQAKFDAEMPCETISKIHLVDLAGSERADATGATGVRLKEGGNINKSLVTLGNVISALADLSQDGVNTNLKKKQVFVPYRDSVLTWLLKDSLGGNSKTIMIATISPADVNYGETLSTLRYANRAKNIINKPTINEDCNVKLIRELRAEIARLKALLVQGNQIALLDSPTALSMEEKLQQNEARVLELTKEWTNKWNETQNILKEETLALRKEGIGVVLDSELPHLIGIDDDLLSTGIILYHLKEGRTNVGRDDASTVQDIVLHGLDLESEHCMFANQTGTVTLVPLNGAQCSVNGVQVTEASPLNQGAVILLGRTNMFRFNHPKEAAKLREKRKSGLLSSFSLSMTDLNKSCENLSTVMLYNPGLEFERQQREELEKLEHKRRLIKEMEDRQKCEKAELERLQQEVESQRKESEQVQQRIRRQEETLRCRSQDIESRLRDLLAEKQRFEEERHRETKELELQRRQRRKQQEEREDEKTQDEEARCHSEAAERAEQAEIFRELERLKREHEEQVVRLEAERRRLEEREMEQLGLVGRLEEQLRERHEAAAALLTREDTRRLDEERRALAEIRSALLRAKEASGRSDCDRMGEEAGCAAQVRYTDFKAAQVEELGQLEEGLRQQKECLEKEVASEHASLAVLVHAHKERTQEKGAQDSSELSQEEQRMQQAEQRLLFKERRLTSLTDSLLPAVAEERQRAEELLKLGSSSGAGSISNISLGLDNTLYQVEKELEEKEERLTAHCASAEQLQQLQETYEFTANVARQEKKVRRKEKEILESREKQQRESLEQAVARLERRHSALRRSVPLDPESVESRCKASVLGPAQEFDQERVDREIQKLKQRISKTEGSGRSHTGSGDEKTSLSTPPVSPIQSLPPVLPITDDGINAYIEEEVKRRLQKLNLFNGDKNIELSLSSESLQEDEEVNESSSVRLTDEDDAKLQNRVNPRKLKYEKDSMHLLWRSFLCVPERETSTHLDGATTSSEEEGGKDRSELDKIGNPERETKVLAENDRMPYKEGEKAKWWQVEVKGKVDQAESEKSSCDFKTKDWGFRSTNTIVGEDGNNSQCRPDEEDDKMKSLSYYQSRETRTENPLLLSQFDSLEGTKDQVQNTSKTSNDTVTVINSEVPILRPSSKRQISIEGYFGLNKIPKESVNGQVQRNLRTSEPDILTNELGAKQSYVLGYLAGKLSGVYNDAGRYLQSTRDIIRQVQAGETSALTSTFSQYMTIVTKHLPLAQKKQLEPSMKPDSRQNKVHFANLTGNCLFNVPDKGNVSAIPDISLWPKGSMTTYKDGELVIYCQTLVQFPICLLELQSLPLQKMLYCLYCVMPKIATISHHLLGIYWLSVANCKQPTPQPSCLLLFETDIYAVSAGTGLGNNQPLAVFQHFSLLHIKEIQVSFAGQHVRLLGSTKDTILVIFTHSKELTQELCCTLLKILAPAEVQEGPGAHPLLCGDLSRLSLDWRSHVPDLLLDSGLCVTSRFKRIMADLLYILHGNMEGPNKPSLANIHLLLYTSIKVENYSTSRQVVLCQFFLTDTHIGLVQEDAVFHPEPRGSTLVPIQPQFQGVELRRRSDIRCVLVRHIDRCMVLDIVFSVTHRGQIETKRKTRKGLGIVPLPSDCRPPADSWKLTFSSTPDAAILINHLST
- the kif16ba gene encoding kinesin-like protein KIF16B isoform X1, which gives rise to MASVRVAVRLRPMNRREKDLTAKNIIEIKGDKTTITNLKIPDGLTGDSMRESKKTFTYDFSYDSADSKSNTFVSQEKVFKDLGSDVLKSAFQGYNACIFAYGQTGSGKSYTMMGNPGDAGLIPRICEGLFSRIAGMTRWDEASFRTEVSYLEIYNERVRDLLRRKSTQTYNLRVREHPKDGPYVEDLSKHLVQNYHDVEELMEAGNINRTTAATGMNDTSSRSHAIFTINFTQAKFDAEMPCETISKIHLVDLAGSERADATGATGVRLKEGGNINKSLVTLGNVISALADLSQDGVNTNLKKKQVFVPYRDSVLTWLLKDSLGGNSKTIMIATISPADVNYGETLSTLRYANRAKNIINKPTINEDCNVKLIRELRAEIARLKALLVQGNQIALLDSPTALSMEEKLQQNEARVLELTKEWTNKWNETQNILKEETLALRKEGIGVVLDSELPHLIGIDDDLLSTGIILYHLKEGRTNVGRDDASTVQDIVLHGLDLESEHCMFANQTGTVTLVPLNGAQCSVNGVQVTEASPLNQGAVILLGRTNMFRFNHPKEAAKLREKRKSGLLSSFSLSMTDLNKSCENLSTVMLYNPGLFTEKGPIYLRLEFERQQREELEKLEHKRRLIKEMEDRQKCEKAELERLQQEVESQRKESEQVQQRIRRQEETLRCRSQDIESRLRDLLAEKQRFEEERHRETKELELQRRQRRKQQEEREDEKTQDEEARCHSEAAERAEQAEIFRELERLKREHEEQVVRLEAERRRLEEREMEQLGLVGRLEEQLRERHEAAAALLTREDTRRLDEERRALAEIRSALLRAKEASGRSDCDRMGEEAGCAAQVRYTDFKAAQVEELGQLEEGLRQQKECLEKEVASEHASLAVLVHAHKERTQEKGAQDSSELSQEEQRMQQAEQRLLFKERRLTSLTDSLLPAVAEERQRAEELLKLGSSSGAGSISNISLGLDNTLYQVEKELEEKEERLTAHCASAEQLQQLQETYEFTANVARQEKKVRRKEKEILESREKQQRESLEQAVARLERRHSALRRSVPLDPESVESRCKASVLGPAQEFDQERVDREIQKLKQRISKTEGSGRSHTGSGDEKTSLSTPPVSPIQSLPPVLPITDDGINAYIEEEVKRRLQKLNLFNGDKNIELSLSSESLQEDEEVNESSSVRLTDEDDAKLQNRVNPRKLKYEKDSMHLLWRSFLCVPERETSTHLDGATTSSEEEGGKDRSELDKIGNPERETKVLAENDRMPYKEGEKAKWWQVEVKGKVDQAESEKSSCDFKTKDWGFRSTNTIVGEDGNNSQCRPDEEDDKMKSLSYYQSRETRTENPLLLSQFDSLEGTKDQVQNTSKTSNDTVTVINSEVPILRPSSKRQISIEGYFGLNKIPKESVNGQVQRNLRTSEPDILTNELGAKQSYVLGYLAGKLSGVYNDAGRYLQSTRDIIRQVQAGETSALTSTFSQYMTIVTKHLPLAQKKQLEPSMKPDSRQNKVHFANLTGNCLFNVPDKGNVSAIPDISLWPKGSMTTYKDGELVIYCQTLVQFPICLLELQSLPLQKMLYCLYCVMPKIATISHHLLGIYWLSVANCKQPTPQPSCLLLFETDIYAVSAGTGLGNNQPLAVFQHFSLLHIKEIQVSFAGQHVRLLGSTKDTILVIFTHSKELTQELCCTLLKILAPAEVQEGPGAHPLLCGDLSRLSLDWRSHVPDLLLDSGLCVTSRFKRIMADLLYILHGNMEGPNKPSLANIHLLLYTSIKVENYSTSRQVVLCQFFLTDTHIGLVQEDAVFHPEPRGSTLVPIQPQFQGVELRRRSDIRCVLVRHIDRCMVLDIVFSVTHRGQIETKRKTRKGLGIVPLPSDCRPPADSWKLTFSSTPDAAILINHLST